Part of the Henckelia pumila isolate YLH828 chromosome 2, ASM3356847v2, whole genome shotgun sequence genome is shown below.
attaacgaatttgatccgttaaaccagactgcaaattcgaaattcacagacttgatttcagagagaaaaacacagagaggggggcggccactctaggtctcaaaaccctagtgttcgaaaattatgagacttgtatctaatttctgcactgcaataacttatttataatgtgggctgctaacagcttagggcccattagtcataagttaaagcctgacaagcaaagcctgcatattcaaaaattaatataaaattcatcgtgactcagattgataaaccaatttcaccaatgtgcacagaaaccatttctgcatcttttaaagtcaaaataaattttctgaatccgaattcagtgatttccaaaaatgcccatccctatgtcattttaggaaatcttactcttctactctgatataagaagtcctacttctttgttcattaaatttaactctttaaatttaactatctcaacgggaattagaaatccattacttgtgtgaccctcaatggttcagggatacagctagccgtgggctcacaactccttgtgactcggaacaacaatttccgacttacccatcgaatcatggtaagagcgtctagcaacatcgccccatggtttcctaggtatcactgatagtgcctacaaaaACCAGTAGATTTTCGTTAGCGTACactacggtcccttcatccatatatcccgatcgaatcaacaaccattggtaaatcgagagtcgttcgagattcgataactatgcaatgcatcttgaagatcaaatagtgacatcgcatgtgctactaagaaaccatttcttaaaacacatcatgtactctggccagagattcgtcacactaatatctcctcagattgcataggatatccacactcgcaagtatgtggtgaatccttgacaacaaagcatcgatcctatatgtgtcgtaactgtacccaatcccgacacctgatgaccccaatagagtcggtaaacgagtcaaagtacagtactagcatatagagtctcaatgatgtttcaagtagtaaggactaatggtgtacaaccaaaaccgcggactttatccactcgataagtgataaccacttgaaaagtccggatagggtagttcgatcattcatcgtatgaatatccatttgcatgctttgaacatctctatgttccataccaatgaaacgtggtactcggcatcgcaaatgctagtctcaatctcgagcgatccttatccttattaacggacggctcaatcgactaggaactgtttagaatatacagtgactataagatgtgtttcatgatagtcatccccatgtgccaccacatcttacatacactatagtatattcaaggtcttcatctaaacatcttatagtatgtcacaacataataatatgataaaagataaagtaaatgccattataaaagtgtaaattatattaaacaaaagattgtttatacatagagtcataaaagcccttagccacaagttggctcaccgggcacccactctttcaagatatcatcccatacataatatacctatggctgatgcatatggtatgtgtgtcattttctctatctcttcgtcagtcttgggagacatagacttggatagagaaactccatggcacataggtagatgtcctctcttggactcatccatagagaacctcttcaatatagtatcgatgtaggtagcttgagtgagtcctatcattctcttatatctatctctatagatctgtattcctagaatataggacgcctcacctaagtctttcatcgagaatctacctgataaccatatctttgttgactgcaacatccctacatcattcccttaCAGTATCTTGTCATTGAGGTATCCAATCAAGGATGGAATTGTGAGCAATTGGGATGATATGGAAAAGATGTGGCATCATTTTTTCTACAACGAACTCGGTGTTTCTCCCCAAGAGCACCCTATTCTCTTGAAAGAAGCTCCTTTCAATCCCAAGGCCCATCGCGAGAAATTGACTGAAATCATGTTTGAGACCTTTAACACACCGAGCATGTATGCTGCTCTTCAGGCTACTCTATCCCTTTACACCACTGGTGAAACAACTGGTGCGAAAAATGCTGATATTGTTTTGAAGGACATGCTCTGTTACTTGCACATATGATCGATGAAACCTCTTTTGTTTGTTGGCAGGTATAGTTCTCGACTCTGGAGCTGCTTTAACCCACGCAGTTCCCGTCTATCAAGGTTATGCACTCCCCCATTCAATCTCAAGGCTTGATCTTGGTGGGTTTGATCTTACCCACCATCTAATGAGGCTGCTATGTAATTGTCCATCCTTCTTCAATGACAGAACTATTGAGCGTGAGATGGTAAATGACATGAAACAGATGATAACATACGTTGCTCTCGACTATGAATGAGAACTAGAAAAAGCAAAGACTTCAGTGGAGACGGACTATCAACTGCCTGATGGAGAGGTGATTAGTATTGGCACTGAAAGATTTTGCTGCCCCGAGGTTCTCTTCCAGTCACCAATGATTGGGTTGGAAGCtgctgaaattcatgaaatcaCCTATAATTCGATCATGAAGTATGACGCGGAAATCAGGAAGGATCTATATGGTAACTTGGTCCTCAGTGGTGGCTCCACTATGTTCCCAGGCATTGCTGACAGGATGAGAAAGGAGATTACGACACTGGCACCAAGAAACATGAAGATCAAGGTTGTTGCTCCACCCGAGAGGATGTACGGCGCATGGTTCGATGGTTCCATTCTAGCCTCTCTCAGCACATTCCAGCAAGTAAGTTCAAAACTTTGATGCAAAGTGTAGCTACGTTTTTGTTGTTTTGTTATAGCTCCATACCTATTTATTGTGTTTATGATCAATGATTTGAAATGTGTTTTTTGGGATTGCAGATATGCATATCCAAGGCAGAGTATAAAGAGAATGGTGCTAAGATTGTTCACCGGAAATGCTTTTAGATGAACTTGCGAGAAGACATTACTAAAGATATATGTTCAAATCACATGCTGCTTCTCCTTGTTCTTTTATCCGATTCTATGTTTCTAAATATTTGAGGATTTTCTGCAAGCCATGGTGAAATAATCCATTTGCTTCAAGTTTCATTGTTTTAATAATAGTACCATTTTCCATTCTACTTTTCAAGAGTGCGTAGATGCGCTAGTTATTATAACGACAATGATTTACTTTTTCCAGTATTGAAACAACCAAGAATCCACCGACAAACAAATCAATGATAAATACATGTAATTCATTTAGAGGCTGTGCTCGTGTGCTACATTTAACgactttgttttatttttttttacatgagAAATGTTCCTGTGCAGGATCTCATTCAGGCAGTGTGTCCGAATGTGACAGCATCATAGGTCCCTAGCTGCTAAAACCTAAGTTATAGTTGATTGAGTGTCCAAATAAGATAACATCGACATATCTCTAGCGGCTAAGTTATAGTTGTTTAATCGTGCGGCTGAAAATGAAAGTTCAACTGTCCATTGACGTAATAACACATCACTCACTCATAAAATCCCCTACCCACCTTTAAAAAAGCGACGGTTGGAGAGTGGAAACTTTCCCTTCCAAGAAAGCAACACCAAAATTCATCCGCACTCATTATTATCATTTATTGAGTTTTTATTGTATGATGatgtataataatattttttttaatcttattattttattaaaatcccttcaaaaattagAACTATATACTAATTCCGAAAATCAAACTTCTATCTTTCAATGGATACCAAAATCTTAATGATCTTCTTGACCCTAACCTCCCTTCTCTTGTTCCTCCTCTACATTCCCATTAAACAAGCGCATCCCATCACCATTTTCAGACCAGCCAAAACCTTAATCATCCCGAAAGTAAACAAGAACCAATACCCAATCTCTTTTGCATACTTAATCTCTGCCTCCCAAGGAGACACCGTGAAGCTCAAGCGTCTCATGCTGGCACTCTACCATCCTGGGAACCATTATTTGATCCATTTGGATTCCAGCGCCCCGCTAGAAGAACATCAAGAAATCGCCAAATTTGTGTCCGGCAACAGTGTTTTTACTCAAGTTGGGAATGTTTTCGTGGTGAAGAAGGCCAATTTGGTGACTTACAGAGGCCCCACCATGCTTGCCACCACTCTCCATGCAATGGCTATGCTTTTGAGGACTGCGAAATGGGATTGGTTCATTAATCTTAGTGCCTCTGATTATCCATTGATTACTCAAGATGGTATGGTGAGTGAGTGAACCATtggtttatgtatatatatttctttttaatttgtaacaaataatattaatttgtaTATATTGAAGTCAACTCTTGGCTAATCTTTTTTGTAATTTATATTTTGTTGGCAATATAACCCATTAATATTGCTTGCAGATCTGATTCATGCCTTCTCCAATCTGCCAAAAGATCTCAACTTTATACAGCACAGCAGCCACTTGGGTTGGAAAATGTAAGAatcattaatatatatttttttatttcatttactGGTTGAAAAATCTTGtacaagaaaaatataaattaagaaCCCATTTAATTCATTTGCAGGAATAAAAGAGGGAAACCGATAATTATGGATCCTGGTTTGCAGAGTGTAAATAAATCAGAGATTTGGTGGGTTATCAAGCAAAGAAGCTTGCCAACTGCCTTTAAGCTTTACACAGGTTTTGCTTGATATATGATCtctatctttattttatttattattgattttatattCTTTTATGGTGGCATTCAATTATTCAGAAATTTTAGTGACATCCAAATAGACACCTAATGtttgttaaaataaaataaaataaaataaaataaaatggacACCTCACGTGGAATTCTGATACATACACGAACACCTTTTAAAAAAGTTGCCCAAGTGCGAACTAAACATCTAAAGTTCCACTCTAGCTAGAGCTCGAGCATATAATTATTTGCTGCtgttgttgtttttttattttttatttttttttataaaataaataatatacataataaaaatattaatatatacatatgcaGCGAGAGCATCCAGGTATGATTCGTCAATTATTGTTCTTGAATTTAATTACATGCTAGTGATAAAAATGGGACAAGTAAATCTTCCAAATAACTAGAAATTTATTTCGAAATGAATTATAGATACATACTCGACCTACTATTTGATAATTTTGACGCCGTCTATGAAATGAAAATGAGATAAGCCTATGGTAAGTGGTAACTAtgctaattaattatatatataatagcaGTCGTGTCACCCACGTCacgtataaataaaatatagaagatgaacaattttttttttacaaagatTGACGATTATACATATGAAGTTTAATGATTTATGGATTAGGAAACAATTGAGGGAATTAATTCACATGTTCTTTCATGACaactaaaaaaacaaattaaagttttacaaaacaaaaaaatcgaatttaaaaaagaaaaaaaaaacaaattaaagacAATATTTTTAGAATATTAAACAAAGTTTCACGGAAGCCAGTTTCTATTTATCAATCCCTTTATTAATAATATACTCAAGCGGATCAAatggtatatatataatacacatTTAAAGTATCTGTATGAAAGTGAGATAgaaataacatatatatatatatatatatataatataaagttGTGATTGGTTCGTTCGATTTTCTTTCGATTGGTtaaagaaataataattatgaTGTGGTTGATGTCAACTAACAACCAATAATTAAAAGGGAATTGGGATTTCTTTGTCAAAtgagaaatatatataattcacaAACTACCGATTAATTTTAGAGGTTTAAGATAATGAAACGTGTTTTGACAATAAATAATAGAAAGCACGTGTAGTATGCATTATCAAACCTGCGTAAAATGGTCGgtgtttgttttttgttttttttttttccaattatcATGTACATGTACTAGCTAGCTTATATATTGATCTATTatgtgtaattaatgatgtaccAGTCTAAAATCTCATTAGATAAACAAATTAATAAGATAGAAATTTGGCTGCTTGATCCAGCAAGTGCACATGTTGAAGTTGTGTTTGGGGCATTGTGCATATTCTTTGAATTACgttcctatatataatattaattagtcAACTGTTAATGACTAGCTCTCATCTCGAAACACTTTCGAGAATTTCGCCAATGGGCAATATTTATTCTGAATGAACATGCATGCatgtaaatatattatatatatactagtgaGAATGATTATGTTATGGTATATGGACACTTACGTACGGACAGGTTCAGCATGGACAATACTATCACGACCCTTGGCCGAGTACTGCATAATAGGTTGGGACAATCTCCCAAGAACTCTGCTTCTCTACTACACCAACTTCGTATCGTCCCCGGAGGGCTATTTCCAGACGCTCTCCTGCAACTCCCACCTTTTCAAAAACACCACCATAAACCACGATCTTCACTACATCACGTGGGACACTCCCCCGAAACAGCATCCTCGATCGCTTGGCCTCAAAGATTACAGAAAGATGGTGCAGAGTAACAGACCCTTTGCTCGGAAATTCAAGGAGAACGATCCCGTTCTCGACAAGATTGATCGTGAGCTGTTGAAGAAGAGACGGGAGGAGCAATTTGCTCTTGGAGGGTGGTGCTATGAGACTAATATTATTAATGGGTGCAAAAATCAGTTGGCGGATGAGGGTTATGGGGTTTTGAGGAATGGAGTGGGCTCGGCCAGATTGAGGATTCTGTTGAAAAGGTTGGTTAATAATTCTGGTGACAATTTGAGCAAGAGAAGATCATGTAGATGATAAGTTTGCAATTTAAGGGATCGGAGATATTGTATGTTTATAATTTTTCTTTGTGTTGGTAATTATACGTGTAGAAAAATGTTATATATACAATTATTCCTAGTAAGTCACATGAGCGACACCACTAAAAACTGTTTTAAGTTTTTTACAAGCTTCTGGAAGACACAAAGCATGGCGAAGCGTTACCATCAAACTTGATTCACAAGTttgagtaattttttttttatataattttaattatattataataaataacatataaacttaaagattttaagaataaatacataaattttcAATTTAGAATTAAACGTAAAACTCTAAATCACAAATTTCTTGGAGCAATGGTCGCAATGAAAGGAATTGGACGAGGAAAATCAATTTTAATGTTTTAGGgtttttgatttaaaatttcatatcataaaaatatatattattagaaataaattttaaaaattaaaaatttaatttaaatatttttaaaaaaattatggtttTTGACGTTCTCTTCGCTTAAAATGTTCAAAACCGTTGAACgcttttatcaaaaaaaaaaaaaaaaaagctttttGCTCACATTTTACACTTACACGTGTTTAAGTGGTGTTTTTTGTGCTTTTTGAAAGACTGATTTTTTCTCTATGACCCATAAAAAGATGTGAACACAGTATTAAGTTAATCCATCACATTAATTAATGAATGAACACTTTACAATGTAAAAACACATCGCATTTTATGATTTAGTCGATGCTAGCACATGGACAGAACATGGGCATTGTCCATGTGCTAGATTTAAAAgcccaattttttttaacatatgatgttcgcgcgaatatctcaaatgaaaaaaatttcgACTCCTAAATGCACCCTTTGGGCATTGGACATTGTCCGAAAGATAGCATCCACCGTTCCTTCTTTTATATTGACACGAAACTTGTGGGTACagttaaaaaaaatgaacaagTTAGTTAGCCATATATAGTAGCTAGCTTCGATCGATAAATTGTCCAGCAATgaatacaaaaataataaagcaAATAAAACTTTAGCCTCTCCCCATAAGCAACAACggtcacaattttcaaaagTTTCCACATTTAATACTCAAACAATATGTACAATGTATTGCGGACCTCAAACGGTCACTTTATAGGCAAAATCAGTAGTGGAGTGAGTGAGTATAAAACATTAATTGTTCATTAGGTACCATTCTTCAATtatgaaataataataaatacgtTAACCAAAAGTACACTGGGAAAGTGCATCAAATCTTTACCTATTCAAAACTCTAGCAACTAAAATAACTAGTCACACTGCCCAGAAGAAGTTATATTCCAAGAAATCAGCCTAAATAATTCGATCGGACAATGCTGGTAACCTACGGAAAAAGTTCATGAGCACCGAGGGCATGTCGCCCCGGAACCTAGGATGACGCAGGTAGTAAAACCCAAACGCTAACATGAATGCCTTAAAAGGTACTACATAAAACAGCAACGAAGCAAATAGGCACACCACCACAAATATACCAGTTGCCCTAGGGTCCCTCCAGTTGAACAATGCCTCCAATCTTTCACCTTGAGCTGCGACATCCCCCAAAAGTGTTTGGGCACGTCCTGCCAGGGCACGTAACCGGTCATAGCGCACACATACTTGGTCTATGGATTGCGTGGTTGGGAATCCGTCGAACTCTTCATCCAGCTCATCCGGACCCACTGTTTCGATGTGCGACAACCTAGGATCCATTGTGACCGAGACATGCTGACGATACCGAAACCTCAACATGATGATCAAGAATGAGTACATGAACATTGTGGGCAACATTAGGTGTGGACATAATACAACAGCCACCAATAGAACATGGATCAGAATGGTGGTTGGAGGGTGCACCCATGTTTGGATTCCATCCAGCCATC
Proteins encoded:
- the LOC140881678 gene encoding beta-glucuronosyltransferase GlcAT14A, coding for MDTKILMIFLTLTSLLLFLLYIPIKQAHPITIFRPAKTLIIPKVNKNQYPISFAYLISASQGDTVKLKRLMLALYHPGNHYLIHLDSSAPLEEHQEIAKFVSGNSVFTQVGNVFVVKKANLVTYRGPTMLATTLHAMAMLLRTAKWDWFINLSASDYPLITQDDLIHAFSNLPKDLNFIQHSSHLGWKMNKRGKPIIMDPGLQSVNKSEIWWVIKQRSLPTAFKLYTGSAWTILSRPLAEYCIIGWDNLPRTLLLYYTNFVSSPEGYFQTLSCNSHLFKNTTINHDLHYITWDTPPKQHPRSLGLKDYRKMVQSNRPFARKFKENDPVLDKIDRELLKKRREEQFALGGWCYETNIINGCKNQLADEGYGVLRNGVGSARLRILLKRLVNNSGDNLSKRRSCR